One Diospyros lotus cultivar Yz01 chromosome 1, ASM1463336v1, whole genome shotgun sequence genomic window carries:
- the LOC127808867 gene encoding plastidial pyruvate kinase 4, chloroplastic isoform X1, translated as MLLVVSSICLVTNQATLCSNAFQTANLLDFASSGFGRKFTNLQCRVHWEKPAFRDHIAQLLARQRSYPTPRTTVFAIANEDDEAEAGISPACTDNPVHSTSEHDGWFKDHGYEVVPIQSQSGSGLSQKAAIMGSQGNLLDKLKAVQLHVLAMEQWNASRLNLCHRRYSVSASNLIHYLALKNLDIEQLKEDLSSIGLLNLETINGYVLASLSAGIQMLENLKSGPSNHEDDEDEWISTEKSLNKPKRGGFTLNVMRKKASINKESLLGALKDKGTAHIMVTVGEEVLKSETRIADLLKTGTTIIRINCAHGSPSVWSEIIRRVRRSSQMLEKPCRILMDLAGPKLRTSKLKAGPCVMKISPKKNASGEVISPAQVWLSPKGAGPPPTNLSVNGVVYVDGHKFLSKLEVGDTVKFSDARGKRRILKICQKFPVFAGVGFMAECSRTAYVQSGTKLFVIGKKGKSNVGLVSDVPAVEQFVRLRVGDMLIISRDASNDQVESVGPSDGVHRITCSSGYLFDSVEPGQPIAFDDGKIWGTIQGTSISEIVVSITHAGRRGSKLGSEKSINIPESNIRFEGLTSKDLMDLDFVASHADIVGISFVRDVHDIIVLRQELEKRKLQNLGVILKIETKSGFEKLPLLLLEAMKLPNPLGVMIARGDLAVECGWERLADIQEEILSICSAAHLPVIWATQVLESLVKSGVPTRAEITDVANGRRASCIMLNKGTHILEAVSTLDTILHSKSTKVKAELKPFTVSSQLF; from the exons ATGCTGTTGGTTGTTTCTTCAATTTGTCTGGTTACTAATCAAGCAACACTTTGCAGTAAT GCCTTCCAAACAGCTAATCTCTTGGATTTTGCATCCAGcggttttgggagaaaattcaCTAATCTGCAATGTAGAGTTCATTGGGAAAAGCCAGCTTTCAGGGATCACATTGCTCAACTCTTAGCGAGACAGAGAAGTTACCCAACTCCCAGAACTACTGTTTTTGCTATAGCAAATGAGGACGATGAAGCTGAAGCAGGCATTTCACCTGCTTGTACTGACAATCCTGTGCATTCAACTTCAGAACATGATGGTTGGTTTAAAGATCATGGGTATGAAGTTGTTCCTATCCAATCACAGTCAGGATCAGGCCTCTCTCAGAAAGCTGCAATCATGGGGAGCCAAGGAAACCTTCTTGATAAGTTAAAGGCTGTTCAGTTACATGTATTGGCAATGGAACAATGGAATGCTTCACGTCTTAATCTGTGCCACAG AAGATATTCAGTGAGCGCATCAAACTTAATTCATTATTTGGCATTGAAAAACCTGGATATCGAGCAGCTCAAGGAAGATCTTTCTTCTATTGGTCTTCTGAATTTAGAGACCATCAATGGTTATGTCCTTGCAAGTCTTTCTGCTGGAATCCAGATGTTAGAAAATCTGAAATCTGGACCTTCAAATCACGAAGATGATGAGGACGAGTGGATTTCTACTGAGAAGAGTTTGAATAAACCCAAAAGGGGGGGATTTACCCTAAATGTGATGAGGAAAAAGGCATCCATTAATAAGGAGTCATTATTGGGCGCACTTAAAGACAAGGGAACTGCTCATATCATGGTAACAGTTGGCGAAGAAGTGCTAAAAAGTGAAACACGTATAGCTGATCTTCTTAAAACAGGAACCACTATCATTCGTATCAACTGTGCACATGGAAGCCCAAGTGTTTGGAGTGAGATAATCAGAAGGGTTAGAAGAAGTTCTCAAATGCTGGAAAAACCATGTCGGATTCTCATGGATTTAGCTGGGCCAAAGCTCCGAACTAGTAAGCTGAAAGCAGGTCCGTGTGTGATGAAAATATCTCCTAAGAAGAATGCCAGTGGGGAAGTGATCTCCCCAGCCCAAGTTTGGCTGTCTCCCAAAGGAGCAGGCCCCCCACCCACTAATTTATCTGTCAATGGTGTTGTCTATGTAGACGGGCACAAATTTCTCAGTAAGCTCGAGGTTGGTGATACTGTAAAATTCTCTGATGCTAGAGGAAAGCGAAGGATACTAAAGATTTGCCAGAAGTTTCCTGTATTTGCTGGTGTTGGTTTCATGGCAGAGTGTTCCAGGACTGCATATGTTCAGTCAGgaacaaaattatttgtcatAGGAAAAAAAGGGAAGTCAAATGTTGGCCTGGTCTCAGATGTCCCTGCTGTTGAGCAGTTTGTAAGACTGAGAGTTGGAGACATGCTAATCATATCACGAGATGCATCAAATGATCAAGTTGAATCAGTTGGACCCTCAGATGGTGTTCATAGAATAACATGTTCTTCTGGATATCTTTTTGATTCAGTGGAACCTGGACAGCCGATTGCTTTTGATGATGGAAAGATATGGGGTACAATCCAGGGAACTAGTATTTCAGAAATTGTTGTTTCAATCACTCATGCAGGTCGTAGAGGTAGTAAACTTGGCTCAGAAAAGTCCATTAACATCCCGGAGAGCAATATTCGGTTTGAAGGCCTCACTTCGAAGGATCTTATGGATCTTGATTTTGTTGCTTCTCATGCTGATATTGTGGGCATATCTTTTGTCCGAGATGTTCATGACATCATTGTGCTTCGCCAAGAGCTTGAAAAACGAAAGCTTCAGAACTTGGGagtcattttaaaaattgagacTAAAAGTGGGTTTGAGAAGTTGCCGTTACTGCTACTAGAGGCCATGAAGTTGCCAAATCCTCTAGGGGTTATGATCGCTAGAGGAGATCTTGCGGTGGAGTGTGGGTGGGAAAGATTGGCTGACATACAAGAAGAGATTCTATCTATTTGTAGTGCTGCCCACTTACCAGTTATCTGGGCAACTCAGGTGCTGGAGTCACTTGTCAAGTCTGGCGTGCCTACAAGAGCTGAGATTACTGATGTGGCAAATGGAAGGAG gGCAAGTTGCATTATGTTAAACAAAGGGACGCATATCCTTGAAGCTGTATCGACACTGGATACCATTCTCCACAGCAAATCTACAAAGGTGAAGGCAGAATTAAAGCCTTTTACAGTATCCAGTCAACTCTTCTAG
- the LOC127808867 gene encoding plastidial pyruvate kinase 4, chloroplastic isoform X3, which translates to MLLVVSSICLVTNQATLCSNAFQTANLLDFASSGFGRKFTNLQCRVHWEKPAFRDHIAQLLARQRSYPTPRTTVFAIANEDDEAEAGISPACTDNPVHSTSEHDGWFKDHGYEVVPIQSQSGSGLSQKAAIMGSQGNLLDKLKAVQLHVLAMEQWNASRLNLCHRRYSVSASNLIHYLALKNLDIEQLKEDLSSIGLLNLETINGYVLASLSAGIQMLENLKSGPSNHEDDEDEWISTEKSLNKPKRGGFTLNVMRKKASINKESLLGALKDKGTAHIMVTVGEEVLKSETRIADLLKTGTTIIRINCAHGSPSVWSEIIRRVRRSSQMLEKPCRILMDLAGPKLRTSKLKAGPCVMKISPKKNASGEVISPAQVWLSPKGAGPPPTNLSVNGVVYVDGHKFLSKLEVGDTVKFSDARGKRRILKICQKFPVFAGVGFMAECSRTAYVQSGTKLFVIGKKGKSNVGLVSDVPAVEQFVRLRVGDMLIISRDASNDQVESVGPSDGVHRITCSSGYLFDSVEPGQPIAFDDGKIWGTIQGTSISEIVVSITHAGRRGSKLGSEKSINIPESNIRFEGLTSKDLMDLDFVASHADIVGISFVRDVHDIIVLRQELEKRKLQNLGVILKIETKSGFEKLPLLLLEAMKLPNPLGVMIARGDLAVECGWERLADIQEEILSICSAAHLPVIWATQVLESLVKSGVPTRAEITDVANGRR; encoded by the exons ATGCTGTTGGTTGTTTCTTCAATTTGTCTGGTTACTAATCAAGCAACACTTTGCAGTAAT GCCTTCCAAACAGCTAATCTCTTGGATTTTGCATCCAGcggttttgggagaaaattcaCTAATCTGCAATGTAGAGTTCATTGGGAAAAGCCAGCTTTCAGGGATCACATTGCTCAACTCTTAGCGAGACAGAGAAGTTACCCAACTCCCAGAACTACTGTTTTTGCTATAGCAAATGAGGACGATGAAGCTGAAGCAGGCATTTCACCTGCTTGTACTGACAATCCTGTGCATTCAACTTCAGAACATGATGGTTGGTTTAAAGATCATGGGTATGAAGTTGTTCCTATCCAATCACAGTCAGGATCAGGCCTCTCTCAGAAAGCTGCAATCATGGGGAGCCAAGGAAACCTTCTTGATAAGTTAAAGGCTGTTCAGTTACATGTATTGGCAATGGAACAATGGAATGCTTCACGTCTTAATCTGTGCCACAG AAGATATTCAGTGAGCGCATCAAACTTAATTCATTATTTGGCATTGAAAAACCTGGATATCGAGCAGCTCAAGGAAGATCTTTCTTCTATTGGTCTTCTGAATTTAGAGACCATCAATGGTTATGTCCTTGCAAGTCTTTCTGCTGGAATCCAGATGTTAGAAAATCTGAAATCTGGACCTTCAAATCACGAAGATGATGAGGACGAGTGGATTTCTACTGAGAAGAGTTTGAATAAACCCAAAAGGGGGGGATTTACCCTAAATGTGATGAGGAAAAAGGCATCCATTAATAAGGAGTCATTATTGGGCGCACTTAAAGACAAGGGAACTGCTCATATCATGGTAACAGTTGGCGAAGAAGTGCTAAAAAGTGAAACACGTATAGCTGATCTTCTTAAAACAGGAACCACTATCATTCGTATCAACTGTGCACATGGAAGCCCAAGTGTTTGGAGTGAGATAATCAGAAGGGTTAGAAGAAGTTCTCAAATGCTGGAAAAACCATGTCGGATTCTCATGGATTTAGCTGGGCCAAAGCTCCGAACTAGTAAGCTGAAAGCAGGTCCGTGTGTGATGAAAATATCTCCTAAGAAGAATGCCAGTGGGGAAGTGATCTCCCCAGCCCAAGTTTGGCTGTCTCCCAAAGGAGCAGGCCCCCCACCCACTAATTTATCTGTCAATGGTGTTGTCTATGTAGACGGGCACAAATTTCTCAGTAAGCTCGAGGTTGGTGATACTGTAAAATTCTCTGATGCTAGAGGAAAGCGAAGGATACTAAAGATTTGCCAGAAGTTTCCTGTATTTGCTGGTGTTGGTTTCATGGCAGAGTGTTCCAGGACTGCATATGTTCAGTCAGgaacaaaattatttgtcatAGGAAAAAAAGGGAAGTCAAATGTTGGCCTGGTCTCAGATGTCCCTGCTGTTGAGCAGTTTGTAAGACTGAGAGTTGGAGACATGCTAATCATATCACGAGATGCATCAAATGATCAAGTTGAATCAGTTGGACCCTCAGATGGTGTTCATAGAATAACATGTTCTTCTGGATATCTTTTTGATTCAGTGGAACCTGGACAGCCGATTGCTTTTGATGATGGAAAGATATGGGGTACAATCCAGGGAACTAGTATTTCAGAAATTGTTGTTTCAATCACTCATGCAGGTCGTAGAGGTAGTAAACTTGGCTCAGAAAAGTCCATTAACATCCCGGAGAGCAATATTCGGTTTGAAGGCCTCACTTCGAAGGATCTTATGGATCTTGATTTTGTTGCTTCTCATGCTGATATTGTGGGCATATCTTTTGTCCGAGATGTTCATGACATCATTGTGCTTCGCCAAGAGCTTGAAAAACGAAAGCTTCAGAACTTGGGagtcattttaaaaattgagacTAAAAGTGGGTTTGAGAAGTTGCCGTTACTGCTACTAGAGGCCATGAAGTTGCCAAATCCTCTAGGGGTTATGATCGCTAGAGGAGATCTTGCGGTGGAGTGTGGGTGGGAAAGATTGGCTGACATACAAGAAGAGATTCTATCTATTTGTAGTGCTGCCCACTTACCAGTTATCTGGGCAACTCAGGTGCTGGAGTCACTTGTCAAGTCTGGCGTGCCTACAAGAGCTGAGATTACTGATGTGGCAAATGGAAGGAGGTAA
- the LOC127808867 gene encoding plastidial pyruvate kinase 4, chloroplastic isoform X2 yields MLLVVSSICLVTNQATLCSNAFQTANLLDFASSGFGRKFTNLQCRVHWEKPAFRDHIAQLLARQRSYPTPRTTVFAIANEDDEAEAGISPACTDNPVHSTSEHDGWFKDHGYEVVPIQSQSGSGLSQKAAIMGSQGNLLDKLKAVQLHVLAMEQWNASRLNLCHRYSVSASNLIHYLALKNLDIEQLKEDLSSIGLLNLETINGYVLASLSAGIQMLENLKSGPSNHEDDEDEWISTEKSLNKPKRGGFTLNVMRKKASINKESLLGALKDKGTAHIMVTVGEEVLKSETRIADLLKTGTTIIRINCAHGSPSVWSEIIRRVRRSSQMLEKPCRILMDLAGPKLRTSKLKAGPCVMKISPKKNASGEVISPAQVWLSPKGAGPPPTNLSVNGVVYVDGHKFLSKLEVGDTVKFSDARGKRRILKICQKFPVFAGVGFMAECSRTAYVQSGTKLFVIGKKGKSNVGLVSDVPAVEQFVRLRVGDMLIISRDASNDQVESVGPSDGVHRITCSSGYLFDSVEPGQPIAFDDGKIWGTIQGTSISEIVVSITHAGRRGSKLGSEKSINIPESNIRFEGLTSKDLMDLDFVASHADIVGISFVRDVHDIIVLRQELEKRKLQNLGVILKIETKSGFEKLPLLLLEAMKLPNPLGVMIARGDLAVECGWERLADIQEEILSICSAAHLPVIWATQVLESLVKSGVPTRAEITDVANGRRASCIMLNKGTHILEAVSTLDTILHSKSTKVKAELKPFTVSSQLF; encoded by the exons ATGCTGTTGGTTGTTTCTTCAATTTGTCTGGTTACTAATCAAGCAACACTTTGCAGTAAT GCCTTCCAAACAGCTAATCTCTTGGATTTTGCATCCAGcggttttgggagaaaattcaCTAATCTGCAATGTAGAGTTCATTGGGAAAAGCCAGCTTTCAGGGATCACATTGCTCAACTCTTAGCGAGACAGAGAAGTTACCCAACTCCCAGAACTACTGTTTTTGCTATAGCAAATGAGGACGATGAAGCTGAAGCAGGCATTTCACCTGCTTGTACTGACAATCCTGTGCATTCAACTTCAGAACATGATGGTTGGTTTAAAGATCATGGGTATGAAGTTGTTCCTATCCAATCACAGTCAGGATCAGGCCTCTCTCAGAAAGCTGCAATCATGGGGAGCCAAGGAAACCTTCTTGATAAGTTAAAGGCTGTTCAGTTACATGTATTGGCAATGGAACAATGGAATGCTTCACGTCTTAATCTGTGCCACAG ATATTCAGTGAGCGCATCAAACTTAATTCATTATTTGGCATTGAAAAACCTGGATATCGAGCAGCTCAAGGAAGATCTTTCTTCTATTGGTCTTCTGAATTTAGAGACCATCAATGGTTATGTCCTTGCAAGTCTTTCTGCTGGAATCCAGATGTTAGAAAATCTGAAATCTGGACCTTCAAATCACGAAGATGATGAGGACGAGTGGATTTCTACTGAGAAGAGTTTGAATAAACCCAAAAGGGGGGGATTTACCCTAAATGTGATGAGGAAAAAGGCATCCATTAATAAGGAGTCATTATTGGGCGCACTTAAAGACAAGGGAACTGCTCATATCATGGTAACAGTTGGCGAAGAAGTGCTAAAAAGTGAAACACGTATAGCTGATCTTCTTAAAACAGGAACCACTATCATTCGTATCAACTGTGCACATGGAAGCCCAAGTGTTTGGAGTGAGATAATCAGAAGGGTTAGAAGAAGTTCTCAAATGCTGGAAAAACCATGTCGGATTCTCATGGATTTAGCTGGGCCAAAGCTCCGAACTAGTAAGCTGAAAGCAGGTCCGTGTGTGATGAAAATATCTCCTAAGAAGAATGCCAGTGGGGAAGTGATCTCCCCAGCCCAAGTTTGGCTGTCTCCCAAAGGAGCAGGCCCCCCACCCACTAATTTATCTGTCAATGGTGTTGTCTATGTAGACGGGCACAAATTTCTCAGTAAGCTCGAGGTTGGTGATACTGTAAAATTCTCTGATGCTAGAGGAAAGCGAAGGATACTAAAGATTTGCCAGAAGTTTCCTGTATTTGCTGGTGTTGGTTTCATGGCAGAGTGTTCCAGGACTGCATATGTTCAGTCAGgaacaaaattatttgtcatAGGAAAAAAAGGGAAGTCAAATGTTGGCCTGGTCTCAGATGTCCCTGCTGTTGAGCAGTTTGTAAGACTGAGAGTTGGAGACATGCTAATCATATCACGAGATGCATCAAATGATCAAGTTGAATCAGTTGGACCCTCAGATGGTGTTCATAGAATAACATGTTCTTCTGGATATCTTTTTGATTCAGTGGAACCTGGACAGCCGATTGCTTTTGATGATGGAAAGATATGGGGTACAATCCAGGGAACTAGTATTTCAGAAATTGTTGTTTCAATCACTCATGCAGGTCGTAGAGGTAGTAAACTTGGCTCAGAAAAGTCCATTAACATCCCGGAGAGCAATATTCGGTTTGAAGGCCTCACTTCGAAGGATCTTATGGATCTTGATTTTGTTGCTTCTCATGCTGATATTGTGGGCATATCTTTTGTCCGAGATGTTCATGACATCATTGTGCTTCGCCAAGAGCTTGAAAAACGAAAGCTTCAGAACTTGGGagtcattttaaaaattgagacTAAAAGTGGGTTTGAGAAGTTGCCGTTACTGCTACTAGAGGCCATGAAGTTGCCAAATCCTCTAGGGGTTATGATCGCTAGAGGAGATCTTGCGGTGGAGTGTGGGTGGGAAAGATTGGCTGACATACAAGAAGAGATTCTATCTATTTGTAGTGCTGCCCACTTACCAGTTATCTGGGCAACTCAGGTGCTGGAGTCACTTGTCAAGTCTGGCGTGCCTACAAGAGCTGAGATTACTGATGTGGCAAATGGAAGGAG gGCAAGTTGCATTATGTTAAACAAAGGGACGCATATCCTTGAAGCTGTATCGACACTGGATACCATTCTCCACAGCAAATCTACAAAGGTGAAGGCAGAATTAAAGCCTTTTACAGTATCCAGTCAACTCTTCTAG